Proteins encoded in a region of the Euleptes europaea isolate rEulEur1 chromosome 3, rEulEur1.hap1, whole genome shotgun sequence genome:
- the SLCO1C1 gene encoding solute carrier organic anion transporter family member 1C1 → MENSSKENTQLFLKNTVLSMDRSSSKSESSVSKEKGTFCGGIKIFLGALSFVYFAKALSGSYLKSTITQIERRFDIPSSLVGLIDGSFEIGNLLIIIFVSYFGAKLHRPKIIGAGCLIMSLGTFIIAMPQFFMGHYRYEVFSSSSNSTVGISPCLQDQNQITVSVLERSQGKMQAGCEKEAGTSMWIYVLLGNLLRGIGETPIQPLGIAYIDDYATEESAAFYIGCVQTVAIIGPIFGFLLGSLCAKLYVDIGFVDMESITITHKDSQWVGAWWLGYLIAGIISVVAAIPFWFLPKDLPRLETRKDSSTSSEQSKFITDDNRDHHIAYQEQVKILEMAKDFLPSLKSLFGNPVYFLYLCSSVIQFNSLIGMVTYKPKYIEQQFGQSSAKTNFVIGLINIPAVALGIFSGGLIMKKFRLNVLGAAKLSLASSCFGYLLLLSLFAMGCKNADVAGLTISYQGHHQISRYEPTLFSECNSGCICSKNEWDPICGENGVTYISACLAGCKMSNGSGKNMIFYNCSCVEITEFSSRPSSAVVGPCQKGNECPKMFLYFLVISVITSYTLSLGGTPGYILLLRCINPQLKSFALGIYTLAIRVLAGIPAPVYFGVSIDTTCLKWGSKRCGGQGACRLYDSNAFRYIYLGLTIVLGTMSTFLSVAVLIVLKKRYIPHNESLVTSEQRGTTSAKNQMENFVNSDHLIQTTYWPEKETRL, encoded by the exons ATGGAGAATTCATCCAAAGAAAACACCCAGCTCTTCTTGAAGAACACAGTCCTGTCCATGGACAGGTCTTCTTCAAAATCAGAATCATCAGTATCGAAGGAGAAAGGAACATTCTGTGGAGGAATAAAG ATCTTTCTGGGTGCGTTGTCTTTTGTTTACTTTGCAAAAGCTCTATCAGGAAGCTACCTAAAAAGCACCATCACCCAAATAGAAAGAAGATTTGACATTCCTTCTTCTCTGGTTGGCCTAATAGACGGGAGCTTTGAAATTG GGAATCTTTTGATAATAATATTTGTAAGTTACTTCGGAGCCAAACTGCATAGGCCAAAGATCATTGGAGCCGGCTGCCTCATCATGTCGCTTGGAACATTTATAATAGCAATGCCACAGTTCTTTATGGGCCA CTATAGGTATGaggtcttttcttcctcctccaatTCAACGGTCGGCATCTCCCCGTGTCTGCAGGATCAAAATCAAATAACCGTCTCGGTCTTGGAAAGATCACAGGGCAAAATGCAGGCAG GATGTGAAAAGGAAGCTGGGACTTCCATGTGGATCTATGTTTTGCTGGGGAATCTACTTCGCGGCATTGGAGAAACCCCAATTCAGCCACTGGGGATTGCCTACATTGATGATTATGCCACCGAGGAGAGTGCAGCTTTTTACATTG GGTGTGTGCAGACAGTCGCAATTATAGGCCCTATATTTGGCTTCCTTTTAGGGTCCTTGTGCGCCAAGCTTTATGTAGACATTGGTTTTGTAGACATGG AGAGTATAACTATAACTCACAAGGACTCTCAGTGGGTAGGAGCTTGGTGGCTTGGCTATTTAATAGCCGGCATCATCAGTGTGGTTGCCGCGATCCCTTTTTGGTTCTTACCCAAGGATCTTCCAAGACTGGAGACCCGGAAAGATTCCAGCACTTCCTCTGAGCAATCCAAATTCATTACGGATGATAACAGAGACCATCATATAGCCTATCAAGAGCAAGTCAAGATCCTTGAGATGGCCAAAG attttttgcCGTCGCTTAAGAGCCTCTTTGGAAATCCAGTTTACTTTTTATATCTCTGCTCCAGCGTTATCCAGTTCAATTCCTTAATCGGCATGGTGACCTACAAGCCAAAATATATTGAGCAGCAGTTTGGGCAGTCATCTGCAAAGACAAATTTTGTCATAG GTCTCATCAATATTCCTGCAGTGGCCCTTGGGATATTCTCAGGGGGACTGATTATGAAGAAATTCAGGCTGAATGTTTTGGGGGCAGCAAAGCTTTCCTTGGCCTCCTCCTGCTTTGGCTACCTGCTGCTCCTTTCACTGTTTGCAATGGGTTGCAAGAATGCTGACGTGGCGGGCCTGACCATCTCCTACCAAGG TCACCACCAGATCTCTCGATATGAACCAACTCTGTTTTCAGAGTGCAATTCGGGTTGCATTTGCTCCAAAAACGAGTGGGATCCCATATGCGGGGAAAATGGAGTCACCTACATCTCGGCCTGTCTTGCTGGCTGTAAAATGTCCAACGGAAGTGGGAAAAACATG ATATTCTATAACTGCAGTTGTGTGGAAATCACAGAGTTTTCGTCCAGACCTTCCTCAGCTGTGGTTGGACCCTGTCAAAAAGGAAATGAATGCCCCAAAATGTTTCTCTACTTCCTGGTCATATCAGTTATCACCTCATACACACTCTCCCTTGGAGGCACCCCTGGATATATATTACTTCTAAG ATGCATTAACCCCCAGCTCAAATCTTTTGCACTGGGCATCTATACTTTAGCCATAAGAGTTCTCG CAGGAATCCCGGCTCCAGTATACTTTGGAGTATCCATTGACACGACTTGTCTCAAGTGGGGGAGCAAACGTTGCGGCGGTCAAGGAGCTTGCCGGTTGTACGATTCGAATGCATTTAG GTACATCTATCTGGGTTTGACCATTGTGTTGGGCACCATGTCCACATTCCTGAGTGTTGCTGTCCTGATCGTTCTAAAGAAAAGGTATATTCCACACAACGAAAGCCTTGTAACCAGTGAACAGAGGGGGACAACCTCTGCCAAGAACCAGATGGAAAACTTTGTCAACAGCGACCACTTGATTCAGACAACCTACTGGCCAGAGAAAGAGACTCGGCTTTAG